The genomic region CCTGGGGGAACTCCCTCCGACAGACGTGACCACGATCACAACGAACTCAGAACCATATCCTGGCTTTGAGCGTCTATCCCTATGAGGAGAGAAATGGGAAAACGGTTGTCTTCACACACCCCTGGTACGAAACATGACGCGGTCGATAGCTTCCCACGCGATTTACGTCGGGCGACGGTCGTTGTAGGAGACACTGGCACTTCTGCCGAAGTGCTCGCATTTCCTCCGGGCCGGTTGGTCGAGCTGGGGGCCGAGTTCCAGCATCACGGCATGACCTGGGTAGTGACGAGTGTGCAACGAGACAGCGGCATCGCAGTTGCCGAGCCGGTCGCCTATTGAGATGCACGCATTCGCTCCCTAGGGCCAGCTCGACTTCACCCCTTCGGGTGGCTTCGACGGTGGACTTCCATGAGGTGCGCTAAATCGACCCTCGTGTAAATCTGCGTGGTTGCGAGCGAACTGTGACCGAGGAGCTCCTGAATCGCCCTCAGATCCATCCCCGCCTCTAGGAGATGGGTTGCGAAGGCGTGCCGTAGCGCGTGAGGGTGCAGGTGATTGATATCCGCTGTTTTGCGAACGGCACGATCGAGCTGGCGACGAATAGATCGGTCGGTGAGGCGACCGCCACGCTGGTTGACGAACAACGGTTCAGTTTCGTCAATAACCCCGCGCCGCCACCGGACACGATCACCGAGATATCTTCGGATGGCGTCAGCGGCTGGCCGCCCGAAGGGTACCAGTCGTTCCTTCCGCCCCTTGCCTCGCACCCTGACCACGCGCTCATCGAGCTTGATGTCATCGAGATCGAGGGCCACGAGTTCGCTGACGCGGAGGCCGGCAGCATAGAGTAGCTCCATGGCCGCCCGATCGCGGCGCCCGGCCGCTGTGTCCGGGAAGCCTTCAAGGAGCTCCTCGATAGAATACCGGTCCGCGACATCTGGAGTCTTCTTGATGTCCTGAGGATGGGGCACTGCATCGGCTGGACTTGATTGGAGGACGCCCTCAGCGACGAGAAATCTGAAGAATGTCCGCAATGCAGCCAATCCGCGAGCCACAGACCGAGGCTGAAGGCCGCGTGAATGGAGGTGGGCAAGGTACGTACGCAGGGTCCTCGGGGTCACATCCGTGGGAGCATTGCTGGCGAGTTCGTCGACAACAAATGTGAGGAACGAGAGGACCTCGCGCCGGTAGGCACGGAGGGTTGCCGGCGAGAGGTTGCGTTCCCATTCGAGATGCTCCAGGAATGCATCTATGAGCCACCGGTTGTCGTGGTCGATCCCAACTCCGGTCATCATGACAGGTTCTCCGGTGGGCCGCAAAACTGCCCAAGACCGCGCCACCACCAGAGCTTCAACATGTCGCGGAACATCTGAGCTGAGTGGCGAACCGCCATCACACGGGAAGCTTCGACATGTTGCCACCGGACACCGACCTCTTTCGTTTCGAAACCCCAGTGATCTGCGAGAAGCATCAGTTCGACATCGAAGGCGAAACCATCCAGACGTTGAACGGTTGCCAGGGCCCGAGCCAGGTCGCCCGGAAAGAGCTTGAAACCGCATTGGGTGTCGAGGATCGACGTCAAGCCGAGAAATCTGAGCATGCGATTGAATGTGCGGCCCATCAGGTCCCGATGCAATGGTTGTGGTTTTTCAATGAGCCGCCGCTCGACGGCTCTTGAGCCGACGGCCACCGCGCTACGAGAGGCGACCCGCGTCAACAGTTGCAGCTCTTCGATGGGGGCTGAAAGGTCGGCATCCGTGAGCAAGACCCATTGCCCGGTGGTGTGACTGAATCCCGTACGTACCGCAGCCCCTTTCCCACGGTTGACCGTGTGTCGCACCACGCGGAGGGTTACGCCAGGAGGGACCGCCGCGGCCTCCGCCGAGGCGGCAGTCCCATCCGATGATCCGTCGTCGACAACGATGATTTCCGCTGGCTGCCAATCCGGGTGGTCGCCCAGATAAGCGCCGATTCTATCGAGAGTATGAGGCAGGCGCTGGCCTTCATTGAACGCCGGGATGACCACCGATAACTCGCGCTCGAGTGCCTCCTGGTTCCCTTTTATCGCAAAACTCACCCGTTGCTCCGAAGTCTCGACACCGTACCAAACTATAGGACTCCGCCCGAGAAGTCGATGCTAAACTCCGGTCGCGAACACACCGCAAAATAGAGGGTTTGTGATCGATCGCATCTCGGGAGAGTTTTGCAGACGCCCTGGAGGACTTTATGGAAATCAAACGATGGGAGTACAAGATCATCAACATCCGGTCCGAGAATTACCGCATCGATCCGGCCAAGGAGAGCGAGCTCAACGAACTTGGCGATGACGGTTGGGAGCTCGTAGCAATCACCGCAATCAATTACAAGACGGCCGCCACCGATCACATCGGCATGGTGTTCAAGCGGGGCAAAGCAGGATGATCGCCCTCTCGTTCACGCGGTGCCGGTGACCACCTCAGAACCTCCGGCACGGCGTAAGATCGAGCCGTCCGTCCCGATGATTGCGGAGAATCCCAATGTGACAACGCCGACTGCTGCTGCGGCCAGAACCCACTTCGTGCGCGCTGGCGGCACCGGTTCCGAAAAGCTCACCCCGGCGAGCAACATTCCCGGTGTTGCCTGACGGATTACGACCAATATGGCTGTAGCGAAGATCCACCAGACCACGGCAAGCGCTGCGGCCCAGCCAAATGCCGCCGGCGCAGGCCGCTCGCCAAGTAGGAAAATGGCGACGAGGGCACCGGTGCAGACGGCCAGCATCACGACTAGGTCCCCCCATGCAGATGCCATCAGATTGAGGGCCGGGGGTGGCGGCGAGTCGGGGTCTCGCACCACCGACTTGGGCGGGGCAATTTCATGGGCGCGCTCGGCCAGGGCGTCCCAGTCTCCCAGAACCTGGTCGCGGTTGTCTTCGGTCATCGTTCGACCAGGTTGCCAACAAAGATCTCGAGCTGCATGTCCACTGGGCGTGTTTTGTAGGTCGACACGAACTCGAGAATTCGCGGTATCTCGCTGTCTTCCGGAAGACGCTGCTGGAGATCTGTGAGATAGGTTTCAGCGGCGGGGAGATTGAACGCGCGAAGTTCTTCCAGGGCCGCGTTGAACAGATAGCGGTTATAGGCTGCGATAAGCTCGGGATCGTCGGCACGTGTCGTCATCAACCGCTCGGCAAGCTCGACAGCAGATCGATAATCGCCAGAGTCCGCGGCATCATGGAGATCGGCCGCCGCCGGCTCCACCCCGAGAATTTCTTGGCGTACCGTTTCGAGCCCCAGATCATTGGGGTGGGCCTTCAGTTCGGCTGTCACGCGTTCGTATGCCGCCATCCAATGTCCTTCGGCGAGGAGCTCGCTGCATACCGCCAGACCCTCCGGAATAGGCGTCGGCACCGGTGTGGCAACCGCCGCGCGGTACCGTTCGAGGGCTCGATCAATCCGCACCTGGAAGGGGTCACCAGGGTCGTCGCTGGAGTTTTCCTCGAGCAGGAGGATGGCCTCCTCCACACGTTTCTGCTCGAACATCTCGTTCGCTTCTGCGAGGACCCTGTTCACGACGTTGACCCGTGCTTCAGACTCCGGCTCGGGAGCGAGAACCCCGCCGAACCACATCGCGATCCCGACGAGAGCGACGCCAACAGCTGCCGCTGCAACCCACCTCCACGGGATGTGTTTTGGTTGCACTTTTTTGGATGGCCGGGGTTTCGGCAGGTCGTCGGGCGCGCTCGGCATGGCGGCGATCTCTTCAGAAAGGTCTGCAATCTCTGCAGCCTCATCGGTGAAAAGCTCGTCCTCGAGATCCGGCATCGCGGCGTGTCCGGCGGGTCCTGTCGAATCGGGTTGCGCACCCCGTTGAATTTCCTCCTGGAGGATGGTTGCTTCGACGTGGTTCGGGCTCAACTCGAGAACACGCCGCACAAAATCGGCTGCCAGATCAGAGTCGCCGTGTTGGTGTGCCGAACGCGCATCCTCCAACATAGGTTCGATCCGACGATCGACCTCGTCCTTGGCATGACGGATGTGTTCGATGCGGTCGAGGGCCTCTTCGTGAGAATGGTCTATGAGCAGAATCCTCGACCAGGCGTCAATCGCCCCGCTGTAGTCGTCGTCGGCCGCAGCCGATCCCCCCTTGAACAAAAGATCACGAATCACGGCCTGAGGATCGTTCGGATCGACCTCTGTCTCTTCGGTGTCCTCAACAGCTGCCGCCGGCCCGGTTTCGAAGACTTCGGCGCCAGCTTCTTCATCGTCGTAATATGGTGCATCATCTTGGTCTGCTTGAGGTTCGGGACCGGGCGGCACTTCTTTTTCAGCCGGTTTTTGGGGGGTTATTTCGGCGGCGGCTGAAACGTGCGGTTGGGGAGCAGTGGGAGCCGGCTCCTCTGCGGCAGCAACATCGCCAAAAACATTCGCAGTACCGTCGCCGATGTCTGACACATCCGTGCCGGTGTCGGTGAACAGCTCACCGGTATCGACCTGGGGCCCGAAAATACCCCCGTCAGACTCTTCGAGTTCTTCTTGACGAGCGATTCCATTTTCAAGTCCGGGGGAGGCCTCGACTGTCACGCCGTGCTCTTCTATATCGGCAATGGTCTCCGCTATCCCGGTATGGTGGGGATCAAGCGCCTGCGCCATCATCACGAAGTTGGCCGCTTCGCGAGAATCTCCCTCTGCCAGGGCTTTGCGCGCTTGTTGAAGGAAATGGGTGACCTGAGTGGCGCCCTTGGTTGCATCCTCGATTTGCGACAGGAGAAAGCGCGCTTCCTCGTGGCCCGGGATATCCAGCAACACCTGGTCGACCTTTTCTCGGGCGAGGTCGAAATCGCGTTCGTCGAAGGCTTCGACCGCCTCCACCAAAAGGTTGTTGATGACCGCGGACGTCGGAGCCTGAAGCTGTTCCAAAACGTCCCCGAGATCGATCTCCGTGGCCCCTGAAGACAGTTGCTGGTGAAGGCTTTTAGCGGGTGCGTAGGCGGGGTCCAGCCGGAGCACGAACTCGAGACCGATGAGGGCTTCCTCCTGATTCCCTTGCTGGAGCTTTCCTACCACCTGCTTGAAGGCGGTCATGACTCGATCTTGGGCCTGTTGAGAGAGCTCGGGGTTCCCGGGATACGCCATGTAAACGATGGTAACAGGCAGTTCAGGAGAGGGTCAACGGAACCGACAGGTGACAAAAGTCAGTGGCCGGATGACACGAGTGCGTTTTCAAGGACGATCCGGACCCGGGTGCCGCCCTTTTCCAGAGTGCGCAACTCGAGGGTGCCACCATGCTCGGACACGACGCGATGGACGAGAGCGAGACCCATCCCTGAGCCTCGCCCCTTGGTGGAAAAAAAGGGCTCGAGCAAGGTCTCGGTGTCCTCTGTCGGGAGACCCACACCCGTGTCTACGACCTCAATGATCACGTCCTTTCCCGCGGCCCGAGCCGATATGTCGATGCTGCCGTCGCCGGAAACAGCCCACACGGCATTATCGACGACGTTGACAAGGGCTTGTCGGAGGAGGATCGGATCCACCATGGCATCGATCTCGTCTGGCGGAAGGTTCACGCGAACCTCGACCCCCTCGCGAACTCCGCCGTACAAGGATCTCAGCTCGCGGAAAATTTGCCCGAGATTCGTCGGTTGCGGTTTGACGGCAGGCATCCTGGCGTACTCCTGGAAAGCGTCTACCAACTCTTTCAGACCAGCAACCTGAGAAATGATTGCCTCGCAGCCAGAGGTGACGATTTCTCGGCGCTCGTCGTCGAGGACGTCCGCGCGGCGTTGCATTCTTTCTGCCGCCAAGCGAATCGGCGTCAGAGGATTCCGGATTTCGTGCGCAATACGTTGCGCCACCTCGCTCCAGGCCGCCTGGCGCTGTGCCTGGATGAGTTGTGAGAGATCATCCATGGCCACAACGCGTCCGCCGCCTGGAAGGGGCCTCGAGGTGATGTCCACACGCAGAGTTTCCCCGCCAGCCTCGAGGTCGATCTCGCAACTCAGATCTGCCGGCTGGCCTGGCAATAGCCGTGCGTGAAGTTCCTCCAAGCCGGGCCGGTTGAGATTGTCCAGGGGTTGCCAAATATGTGCCCACTCTTCGTGACCCAGCATTGCAGCCGCTGCAGGATTCGGAAGGAAGTCTTCGCCGTCGGCGCTGACTGATAACACACCGGTGGACACAGTCGCGAACAACGTTGCGAGTTCTTGGTTGGACGTTAAGATCTCGGCCTCGGTAGCTCGGACACGCCGAACCATGGCGTTGAAAGAATTCACCAGCACAGCAACCTCGTCCGAGGCCGGAACCTCGACCTCCTCGAGGGCGTTGCCTTCGGCAACCCGCTGCGTGGCGCCAGCTACAACCAGAAGGGGTTCGGTGAAGCGCCGCGAAAGGTAAAGACCCACCCATACGGTTGCAAAAAGCAGAAGCAGCGTGACGGCGAGAAGAACCAGTACCGTGGTAGCGGTGATGGTGCCCTGGCCTTGCTTCATTTCCTGGAACTGGGCATCGGCGGCAATCGCGTTCTCGAGATGGAGGAGGAGGTCGCGCGGGAGCATGTCCCCGACGACGACGATGCCGCCGCCCTCGATCGGGCTCCAGGCGCGAAGCAACAAGCCGCCGCGCCATCGATCCGCCCGAACTCCGGAGGAGGGAAGATTTTCCCATCTCAGGGGTGGCAGCGATGCCGGAATTCGCCGCGGGTCGGCGACCATTTCTTCGAGGTCTTCTTCTTCATACAACGCGACGAGATCGACTCCGAGCAGACGCTGGAGATGAGCAAGATCTTCGCGGGCGGTGCCACGCTCGAGCTCCTCTGCGGCCACTGCGGCCTGTTGCCGCAGATTTTCTTCGATGAGCTCTCTGAGCTGGACGGTGACTTCCGCACCCCC from Acidobacteriota bacterium harbors:
- a CDS encoding HAMP domain-containing protein encodes the protein MSRLRAAWGRYHRENRFLVWAFIVLMILSTGGFYLLQRAQETSAEELTNRVLLFVLWYLDVSLILILSFILLRNLIRLAVDRREGVLGSRFRTKLVLTYVGLTFVPVILIFLIATNLLQGSIDRWFSAPVEAILRGGAEVTVQLRELIEENLRQQAAVAAEELERGTAREDLAHLQRLLGVDLVALYEEEDLEEMVADPRRIPASLPPLRWENLPSSGVRADRWRGGLLLRAWSPIEGGGIVVVGDMLPRDLLLHLENAIAADAQFQEMKQGQGTITATTVLVLLAVTLLLLFATVWVGLYLSRRFTEPLLVVAGATQRVAEGNALEEVEVPASDEVAVLVNSFNAMVRRVRATEAEILTSNQELATLFATVSTGVLSVSADGEDFLPNPAAAAMLGHEEWAHIWQPLDNLNRPGLEELHARLLPGQPADLSCEIDLEAGGETLRVDITSRPLPGGGRVVAMDDLSQLIQAQRQAAWSEVAQRIAHEIRNPLTPIRLAAERMQRRADVLDDERREIVTSGCEAIISQVAGLKELVDAFQEYARMPAVKPQPTNLGQIFRELRSLYGGVREGVEVRVNLPPDEIDAMVDPILLRQALVNVVDNAVWAVSGDGSIDISARAAGKDVIIEVVDTGVGLPTEDTETLLEPFFSTKGRGSGMGLALVHRVVSEHGGTLELRTLEKGGTRVRIVLENALVSSGH
- a CDS encoding DUF4177 domain-containing protein, which translates into the protein MEIKRWEYKIINIRSENYRIDPAKESELNELGDDGWELVAITAINYKTAATDHIGMVFKRGKAG
- a CDS encoding glycosyltransferase family 2 protein, which translates into the protein MSFAIKGNQEALERELSVVIPAFNEGQRLPHTLDRIGAYLGDHPDWQPAEIIVVDDGSSDGTAASAEAAAVPPGVTLRVVRHTVNRGKGAAVRTGFSHTTGQWVLLTDADLSAPIEELQLLTRVASRSAVAVGSRAVERRLIEKPQPLHRDLMGRTFNRMLRFLGLTSILDTQCGFKLFPGDLARALATVQRLDGFAFDVELMLLADHWGFETKEVGVRWQHVEASRVMAVRHSAQMFRDMLKLWWWRGLGQFCGPPENLS
- a CDS encoding tyrosine recombinase, which codes for MTGVGIDHDNRWLIDAFLEHLEWERNLSPATLRAYRREVLSFLTFVVDELASNAPTDVTPRTLRTYLAHLHSRGLQPRSVARGLAALRTFFRFLVAEGVLQSSPADAVPHPQDIKKTPDVADRYSIEELLEGFPDTAAGRRDRAAMELLYAAGLRVSELVALDLDDIKLDERVVRVRGKGRKERLVPFGRPAADAIRRYLGDRVRWRRGVIDETEPLFVNQRGGRLTDRSIRRQLDRAVRKTADINHLHPHALRHAFATHLLEAGMDLRAIQELLGHSSLATTQIYTRVDLAHLMEVHRRSHPKG